The following coding sequences are from one Geothrix sp. window:
- a CDS encoding efflux RND transporter periplasmic adaptor subunit yields the protein MSLEQPSLEVPARSGFPFRPIAFVTLGLVVGVGAMALLRPGAKDGHDHGATSAAAPKKQMYQCPMHPQIIQDHPGACPICGMDLVPMEEVGTGGTGLEGHAAITIDPERQQLIGLRTEKVAEGMVSGELRALGRVVVDETRVRKVTVKVEGFVEKLFVDFVGKPVAKGQPLFSLYSPEFVSAQREYLLALQTQKSLAGGSLQGSGGELLESAKRRLGLWDVPKEAIDHLEKTGEVQKALTLRSPISGVVTVKNVMEGARITPADILFEITDLSRVWVQVDVYEAELGRAKVGMPADLMVEASPGKTFRGRIVFVDPVMDPKTRTARARVEFANPRGELKPEMFGDVLLKGQGRKGMIIPLDAVLDAGTTKVVFVALGGGRFEPREVTTGTMVGEKVEIRSGLKVGEEVVVRANFLVDSESRLKAALAQLTHKH from the coding sequence ATGAGCCTCGAACAGCCCTCACTCGAAGTCCCGGCCAGGTCCGGGTTCCCCTTCCGCCCCATCGCCTTCGTCACCCTCGGCCTGGTGGTGGGCGTGGGAGCCATGGCCCTGCTCCGTCCCGGCGCCAAGGACGGTCACGACCACGGAGCCACCAGCGCAGCCGCGCCCAAGAAGCAGATGTACCAGTGCCCCATGCACCCGCAGATCATCCAGGACCACCCGGGGGCCTGCCCCATCTGTGGCATGGACCTGGTGCCCATGGAGGAGGTGGGCACCGGCGGAACCGGGCTCGAGGGCCACGCGGCCATCACCATCGACCCCGAACGCCAGCAGCTCATCGGCCTCAGGACCGAGAAGGTGGCGGAGGGGATGGTGAGCGGAGAGCTCCGGGCCCTGGGGCGCGTGGTGGTCGACGAGACCCGCGTCCGCAAGGTGACCGTGAAGGTGGAGGGCTTCGTGGAGAAGCTCTTCGTGGATTTCGTGGGCAAGCCCGTGGCCAAGGGCCAGCCCCTGTTCAGCCTCTACAGCCCGGAGTTCGTGAGCGCCCAGCGGGAGTACCTCCTGGCCCTCCAGACCCAGAAATCCCTCGCGGGGGGATCCCTGCAGGGCAGCGGCGGCGAGCTGCTGGAATCTGCCAAGCGCCGTCTCGGTCTCTGGGACGTGCCGAAGGAGGCCATCGACCACCTCGAGAAGACCGGCGAGGTCCAGAAGGCCCTGACGCTGCGCAGCCCCATCTCGGGCGTGGTGACGGTGAAGAACGTGATGGAGGGCGCCCGCATCACGCCGGCGGACATCCTCTTCGAGATCACGGACCTCAGCCGGGTCTGGGTGCAGGTGGACGTGTACGAGGCCGAACTGGGTCGCGCCAAGGTGGGCATGCCCGCGGACCTGATGGTCGAGGCCTCGCCCGGGAAGACCTTCCGGGGGCGGATCGTGTTCGTGGATCCGGTCATGGATCCCAAGACCCGCACGGCCAGGGCCCGCGTGGAGTTCGCCAATCCCAGGGGCGAGCTCAAGCCGGAGATGTTCGGGGACGTCCTGCTGAAGGGGCAGGGGCGGAAGGGCATGATCATCCCCCTGGACGCGGTGCTGGATGCGGGCACCACCAAGGTGGTCTTCGTGGCCCTGGGCGGGGGCAGGTTCGAGCCCCGGGAAGTGACCACCGGCACCATGGTGGGCGAGAAGGTGGAGATCCGCTCCGGTCTGAAGGTCGGTGAGGAAGTCGTCGTGCGCGCCAACTTCCTGGTGGATTCCGAGTCCCGCCTGAAGGCCGCCCTGGCCCAGCTGACCCACAAGCACTGA
- a CDS encoding TolC family protein has protein sequence MRSSLRLVPALVLFAPGHAQAPPTQPPSTDPVLADLLRETLQDHPDFLKADHAVRIDQERVPQAGVLPDPSLSLGLQNDGFKRLEVGRMETSFYSVAFTQPFPWPGKRGLRTEVAALGVKVSEAAKSRVSLGLEADVRRGYAALLLIREQKTLQAQQATFLEQAERLARSRYEVGLGSQVDLLRAQLERTRLKQAAFALEAEEKSALAGLNRLRQHHPEDPIDTTASLRDLPEPELLTLEAVEARSPELAGAWAGVQQSEKQMDLARLDRRPDFAVTAGLMPRGGLDPMWQVGVSISLPIYGRNKQQRAVAEHDHHRLGQKAEVDSVHTLLWQRTEERTFQIRSLRGIRDLYRDGLLVQSEASFKASLAQYEAGRGSFLGALEALNGWVGDQGSYLQTLAQLQAQHIALREAALGPTAPITGGSLGSASISSGAAAPTASRSTAKAPGAAQDSGPAMTKM, from the coding sequence ATGCGCTCATCCCTGCGCCTGGTCCCAGCCCTGGTGCTCTTTGCGCCCGGTCACGCCCAGGCCCCCCCGACCCAACCTCCATCGACCGACCCTGTGCTGGCGGACCTCTTGCGGGAGACCCTGCAGGACCATCCAGACTTCCTGAAGGCGGATCACGCCGTCCGCATCGACCAGGAGCGCGTGCCGCAGGCCGGCGTCCTGCCGGATCCCTCGCTGTCCCTGGGCCTGCAGAACGACGGTTTCAAGCGCCTGGAAGTGGGCCGCATGGAGACCAGCTTCTACAGCGTGGCCTTCACCCAGCCCTTCCCCTGGCCCGGCAAGCGCGGCCTGCGGACGGAAGTTGCAGCCCTGGGCGTGAAGGTGTCCGAGGCGGCGAAGAGCCGTGTGAGCCTGGGGCTGGAAGCCGACGTGAGGCGGGGCTACGCGGCCCTGCTGCTGATCCGGGAGCAGAAGACCCTCCAGGCCCAGCAGGCGACCTTCCTGGAGCAGGCCGAACGGCTGGCCCGCTCCCGCTATGAGGTGGGGCTGGGCAGTCAGGTCGATCTGCTGCGGGCCCAGCTGGAACGGACGCGGCTGAAGCAGGCCGCCTTCGCCCTGGAGGCGGAGGAGAAATCAGCCCTGGCCGGCCTCAACCGCCTGCGCCAGCACCACCCGGAAGATCCCATCGACACCACCGCCTCCCTGCGGGACCTGCCCGAACCGGAGCTGCTGACCCTGGAAGCCGTGGAGGCCCGCAGCCCGGAGCTGGCGGGAGCCTGGGCCGGCGTGCAGCAGTCCGAGAAGCAGATGGACCTGGCCAGGCTGGACCGGCGGCCCGATTTCGCCGTGACGGCGGGCCTCATGCCCCGGGGCGGGCTCGACCCCATGTGGCAGGTGGGGGTGAGCATCTCCCTGCCCATCTACGGCCGCAACAAGCAGCAGCGGGCGGTGGCGGAGCATGACCACCACCGGCTCGGCCAGAAGGCCGAGGTGGATTCCGTGCACACGCTGCTCTGGCAGCGCACGGAGGAACGCACCTTCCAGATCCGGTCCCTGCGGGGCATCCGCGATCTGTACCGCGATGGGCTGCTGGTGCAGAGCGAGGCCAGCTTCAAGGCCTCCCTGGCCCAGTACGAGGCGGGGCGGGGCTCCTTCCTGGGTGCCCTGGAGGCCCTCAACGGGTGGGTGGGCGACCAGGGTTCCTACCTGCAGACCCTGGCCCAGCTCCAGGCCCAGCACATCGCCCTGCGCGAGGCGGCCCTCGGGCCCACGGCGCCCATCACTGGCGGCTCCCTCGGTTCCGCCAGCATCTCCTCCGGTGCCGCCGCTCCGACCGCCTCCAGATCCACCGCCAAGGCCCCGGGCGCGGCCCAGGACAGCGGTCCCGCCATGACCAAGATGTAG
- a CDS encoding NAD(P)/FAD-dependent oxidoreductase, translating to MGTVETAEVVIVGGGIAGLGLACHLAGAGQPGIVLLDREDQPGTYASGHNAAVARALTGRDEHTALAVEGRRRLAAAGLLTPSGGLLVSADPGPLAPFEAEAARHGVEVRRGEGIPLPGLKAAEHLAIPGDGVIDIAGLLRACAEGARAGGADLRFGCAMLDLKPTGDGFDLDTDRGLLHAKTLAIAAGAWAGELGRSAGSQLEFTPLRRSLVWSGAAHPQQEPWAWWVDRPFYLRPESGGLLMCPCEEVAVPLPARGRQPDTDPAVLEGLFASLRELAPHLAERPVTRYWTGLRTFAPDRRFVLGWDPWNPRLFWSAGLGGHGMTSGLAVGQLAADCYLRHATSGPLDPARFRQA from the coding sequence ATGGGCACGGTTGAAACGGCAGAGGTTGTGATCGTCGGGGGCGGCATCGCGGGGCTCGGCCTCGCCTGCCACCTGGCCGGGGCCGGCCAGCCGGGGATCGTGCTGCTGGACCGCGAGGACCAGCCCGGCACCTATGCCAGCGGCCACAACGCCGCCGTGGCCCGCGCCCTCACGGGCCGGGACGAGCACACGGCCCTGGCGGTGGAGGGGCGGCGGCGGCTCGCCGCGGCCGGCCTGCTGACCCCCAGCGGCGGCCTGCTGGTGAGCGCCGACCCCGGCCCCCTGGCGCCCTTCGAGGCCGAAGCCGCGCGGCACGGGGTGGAGGTCCGGCGGGGCGAGGGCATCCCCCTGCCCGGCCTGAAGGCCGCGGAACACCTGGCCATCCCCGGCGACGGCGTCATCGACATCGCGGGCCTGCTGCGTGCCTGCGCCGAGGGCGCCCGGGCGGGTGGCGCGGACCTGCGCTTCGGCTGCGCCATGCTCGATCTCAAGCCCACCGGTGACGGCTTCGACCTCGACACGGACCGCGGCCTCCTGCATGCGAAGACCCTGGCCATCGCCGCCGGCGCCTGGGCCGGGGAACTGGGCCGCAGCGCGGGCTCGCAGCTCGAGTTCACGCCCCTGCGGCGCTCCCTGGTGTGGAGCGGCGCCGCCCATCCCCAGCAGGAGCCCTGGGCCTGGTGGGTGGACCGTCCCTTCTACCTGCGCCCCGAAAGCGGCGGCCTGCTCATGTGCCCCTGCGAGGAGGTCGCCGTGCCCCTGCCCGCCCGCGGGCGCCAGCCCGACACCGATCCCGCCGTGCTGGAGGGCCTCTTCGCCAGCCTGCGCGAGCTGGCCCCCCACCTGGCCGAGCGCCCCGTCACGCGGTACTGGACCGGCCTGCGCACCTTCGCGCCGGACCGCCGCTTCGTCCTGGGCTGGGATCCCTGGAACCCCCGCCTCTTCTGGTCCGCGGGCCTGGGCGGCCACGGCATGACCAGCGGCCTCGCCGTGGGCCAGCTGGCCGCCGACTGCTACCTGCGCCACGCCACCTCCGGGCCGCTCGATCCGGCGCGGTTTCGGCAGGCGTGA
- a CDS encoding nitrilase-related carbon-nitrogen hydrolase has product MRPSTLRVALIQQATLWQDPAANLARARGFVAEAARAGARVAVFPELFTLGFTMAPEPFAEAIPGPTVEAVASLSREFGLYLVGSVVEAHAPHPRNAAFVTAPDGSLLAAYRKIHPFSYGEENLHYSGGTECPVFAVDGIPCGLQICYDLRFPEPFRALAARGAEVVFVPANWPARRIAAWSTLLAARAIENQLAVGGVNRVGRDALGLDYPGASALHDCFGEVIAQGAATEGLVVGDIDLTQLRAWRERFPALKDRRVEVYSALERKDKTPMNTDQS; this is encoded by the coding sequence ATGCGCCCCAGCACCCTCCGCGTCGCCCTCATCCAGCAGGCCACCCTCTGGCAGGATCCCGCCGCCAACCTGGCGCGGGCCCGGGGCTTCGTGGCGGAGGCGGCCCGCGCCGGTGCGAGGGTGGCGGTGTTCCCGGAGCTGTTCACCCTGGGCTTCACCATGGCCCCCGAACCCTTCGCCGAGGCGATCCCCGGCCCCACGGTGGAGGCCGTGGCCAGCCTGTCGCGGGAGTTCGGCCTCTACCTGGTGGGTTCCGTGGTCGAAGCCCACGCGCCCCACCCCCGCAACGCCGCCTTCGTCACGGCGCCGGACGGATCGCTCCTGGCGGCCTACCGCAAGATCCACCCCTTCTCCTACGGCGAGGAGAACCTGCACTACAGCGGTGGCACCGAGTGTCCCGTGTTCGCAGTGGACGGCATCCCCTGCGGCCTGCAGATCTGCTACGACCTGCGCTTCCCCGAGCCCTTCCGCGCCCTGGCGGCCAGGGGCGCCGAGGTGGTCTTCGTGCCCGCCAACTGGCCCGCCCGGCGCATCGCCGCCTGGTCCACCCTGCTGGCCGCCCGCGCCATCGAGAACCAGCTGGCCGTCGGCGGCGTCAACCGCGTGGGCCGCGACGCCCTGGGCCTCGACTACCCCGGCGCCTCGGCACTGCACGACTGCTTTGGTGAAGTCATCGCCCAAGGGGCTGCCACCGAAGGACTGGTGGTCGGAGACATCGACCTCACCCAGCTGCGCGCCTGGCGCGAGCGGTTCCCGGCGCTGAAGGATCGACGGGTGGAAGTGTACTCGGCGCTAGAGAGGAAAGACAAAACACCGATGAACACCGATCAAAGCTGA
- a CDS encoding aldo/keto reductase has product MPDSGTTRRDLFKLGAAAAAGLIATRLGAQEPGEAALPKPSPAAPFNPVTAGAMPTRNLGRTGHLVGLFSLGGQAAIEKAENEKVAVPLIERALDLGVNYLDTSARYGGDARWSEQYFGQVMKRRRKEAFLATKTHDRTADGSLRILETSLKLLQTDHVDLWQLHAMSTMKDVDDVCAKGGALEAFQKARDQKLVRFLGLSGHTDPDILAEAIRRFPFDCVLMAFNAADTWHLPFKKTLLPLAIEKEMGIIGMKIPARGRILEGVQPPPPDQRRGTAKHDRPGTLTMKEAMRYTLTHPVSTVIIGVDTVAQLEENVRIAREFLPLNTAQLEALEQKVKPVYGQASWYKRDAPANPPK; this is encoded by the coding sequence ATGCCGGATTCCGGAACTACCCGCCGTGACCTGTTCAAGCTCGGCGCGGCCGCCGCGGCGGGGCTGATCGCCACCCGGCTGGGCGCGCAGGAACCCGGCGAGGCCGCACTGCCGAAGCCCTCGCCAGCGGCGCCCTTCAATCCCGTCACGGCGGGCGCCATGCCCACCCGCAACCTGGGCCGCACAGGGCACCTGGTGGGCCTCTTCAGCCTCGGCGGCCAGGCCGCCATCGAGAAGGCGGAGAACGAGAAGGTGGCCGTGCCCCTCATCGAGCGGGCCCTGGATCTGGGCGTGAACTACCTGGACACCTCCGCCCGCTACGGCGGCGATGCCCGCTGGAGCGAGCAGTACTTCGGACAGGTCATGAAGCGGCGGCGGAAGGAGGCCTTCCTCGCCACCAAGACCCACGACCGCACGGCGGACGGCTCCCTGCGCATCCTGGAGACCTCCCTGAAGCTGCTGCAGACGGATCACGTGGACCTCTGGCAGCTGCACGCCATGAGCACGATGAAGGACGTGGACGATGTCTGCGCCAAAGGCGGCGCCCTGGAGGCCTTCCAGAAGGCCCGGGACCAGAAGCTGGTGCGCTTCCTGGGCCTCAGCGGCCACACGGATCCCGACATCCTGGCCGAGGCCATCCGCCGCTTCCCCTTCGACTGCGTGCTCATGGCCTTCAACGCCGCCGACACCTGGCACCTCCCCTTCAAGAAGACCCTGCTGCCCCTGGCCATCGAAAAGGAGATGGGCATCATCGGCATGAAGATCCCCGCCCGGGGCCGCATCCTCGAAGGCGTCCAGCCCCCGCCCCCCGACCAGCGGCGCGGCACCGCCAAGCACGACCGGCCCGGCACCCTCACCATGAAGGAGGCCATGCGCTACACCCTGACCCACCCCGTGAGCACCGTCATCATCGGCGTGGACACCGTGGCCCAGCTCGAAGAGAACGTGAGGATCGCGCGGGAGTTCCTGCCCCTGAACACCGCTCAGCTGGAAGCCCTGGAGCAGAAGGTGAAGCCCGTCTACGGGCAGGCCTCGTGGTACAAGCGCGACGCGCCGGCGAATCCACCGAAGTGA
- a CDS encoding MarC family protein has product MALFLNTMLFAFLALFPILNPPAMAPIFLQLTSGVRDEQRNHLAALIGFYTWAFLTLLLVLGGWALKLLGISIPVIAIAGGLLVFHSAWRMLNRDPRVSESDKAELQTVLLDKAFFPLTMPFTAGPGSIAVTLSLVPRGPIWHPQTFTSFLATSCGIGLAALTVFLFYRFGTKAIRRLGATGEATLSQLSAFILLAIGVQIVWSGLRELIRGL; this is encoded by the coding sequence TTGGCCCTCTTCCTGAACACCATGCTCTTCGCCTTCCTGGCGCTCTTCCCCATCCTGAACCCGCCGGCCATGGCGCCCATCTTCCTGCAGCTCACCAGCGGGGTGCGGGACGAGCAGCGCAACCACCTGGCGGCCCTCATCGGGTTCTACACCTGGGCCTTCCTCACGCTGCTGCTGGTGCTCGGCGGCTGGGCGCTCAAGCTCCTGGGCATCTCCATCCCCGTCATCGCCATCGCGGGCGGGCTGCTGGTCTTCCACAGCGCCTGGCGCATGCTGAACCGCGACCCGCGGGTGAGCGAGTCCGACAAGGCGGAGCTGCAGACCGTCCTGCTGGACAAGGCCTTCTTCCCGCTCACCATGCCCTTCACCGCGGGACCGGGCTCCATCGCCGTGACGCTCAGCCTGGTGCCGCGGGGGCCCATCTGGCACCCGCAGACCTTCACCAGCTTCCTGGCCACGAGCTGCGGCATCGGGCTGGCGGCCCTCACGGTCTTCCTGTTCTACCGCTTCGGCACCAAGGCCATCCGCCGCCTGGGCGCCACGGGCGAGGCCACGCTCTCCCAGCTGTCGGCCTTCATCCTGTTGGCCATCGGCGTGCAGATCGTCTGGAGCGGCCTGCGGGAGCTGATCAGGGGGCTGTGA
- a CDS encoding nucleoside 2-deoxyribosyltransferase has product MNLYFSCSLTGGRQDQPVYAAMVDHLQSLGHRVLTAHLASEAVMAADGGLAPEAVFERDTAWLRDCDALIAEVSTPSHGVGFEIAYALGRGKPVLCLAREGVRVSKMITGIRQPGFAFATYATQEEALARMDDFLTAP; this is encoded by the coding sequence TTGAACCTCTACTTCTCATGTTCCTTGACCGGCGGCCGCCAGGACCAGCCCGTCTACGCCGCGATGGTTGACCATCTGCAGTCCCTCGGCCATCGCGTGCTCACGGCACATCTCGCTTCCGAGGCCGTGATGGCCGCGGACGGTGGGCTGGCGCCGGAAGCCGTCTTCGAGCGGGACACGGCCTGGCTGCGGGATTGCGACGCCCTCATCGCCGAGGTGAGCACACCCTCCCATGGCGTGGGTTTCGAGATCGCCTACGCCCTGGGTCGCGGCAAGCCCGTGCTCTGCCTGGCGCGAGAAGGGGTGCGCGTGAGCAAGATGATCACCGGCATCCGGCAGCCGGGCTTCGCCTTCGCCACCTACGCCACCCAGGAGGAGGCCCTGGCCCGCATGGACGATTTCCTCACAGCCCCCTGA
- a CDS encoding S46 family peptidase encodes MRLSALALLFALPALRADEGMWTFDNVPVKAIQAKYGVDLGPAWLKNLQLATLRFPNGTGAFVSRDGLVITNHHVGRDAIAQVSTAAADLVRNGFTAATRPQEVKVPGLELMMLVSSEDVTARVNGAVKPGTADKDALTARRNALADLRKVEEAKTGLTCEPVTLYQGGEYWLYRYRKFKDVRLVAAPEVQVASFGGDPDNYTYPRWNLDFALFRVYEDGKPYRPEAFLPFAQTPLKAGDLTIISGHPGVTYRGQTLAQMRYAKEVGIPFQLAFLARQRRALEAYAKTSTEAARTSADAVYSISNGQKRLSGQLMGLAKPESLALVATREEELRATVAREAGLQASAGGSWDRIAEAVERQKALLKEYTCLGTRGSVLFGHALTLVRILEEEARPTAQRLPEFSEGSLKATRERLLSPRPVRMGLDEARLAWVLREAQEQLGEGHPFVKAILGGRTPGAVAKAACAGTRLQDPAFRKQLLEGGREALASHPDPMLALARVLDPFQRGVQRQWEDQVQSVFAEHGGRIARARFQALGKSQYPDATFTLRLSWGPVATYDTGSGTKAQPFTTFLGLYDRHAGWGGNAAAAEDGAFTLPERWLQAKGRLALETPFNFAYGCDTVGGNSGSPVVNAKGEFVGINFDSVLEGQGGYYVYDAATKRAVATDVRAILEALRKIMDAGHLADEALGK; translated from the coding sequence ATGCGCCTCTCCGCCCTCGCCCTGCTCTTCGCCCTGCCTGCGCTGCGCGCGGATGAGGGCATGTGGACCTTCGACAACGTCCCGGTCAAGGCCATCCAGGCCAAGTACGGGGTGGACCTCGGTCCCGCCTGGCTGAAGAACCTGCAGCTGGCCACGCTGCGCTTCCCCAACGGCACCGGCGCCTTCGTGAGCCGGGACGGCCTGGTGATCACCAACCACCACGTGGGCCGCGACGCCATCGCCCAGGTCTCCACCGCCGCTGCGGACCTGGTGAGGAACGGCTTCACCGCCGCCACCCGGCCCCAGGAGGTCAAGGTGCCGGGGCTCGAGCTGATGATGCTGGTCTCCAGCGAGGACGTCACCGCCCGCGTGAACGGCGCCGTGAAGCCGGGCACTGCCGACAAGGACGCGCTCACGGCCCGGCGCAACGCCCTGGCCGACCTGCGCAAGGTGGAGGAGGCGAAGACCGGCCTCACCTGCGAGCCCGTCACCCTCTACCAGGGCGGCGAGTACTGGCTCTACCGCTACCGCAAGTTCAAGGACGTGCGGCTGGTGGCGGCGCCGGAAGTCCAGGTGGCCAGCTTCGGCGGCGACCCCGACAACTACACCTACCCCCGCTGGAACCTGGACTTCGCGCTCTTCCGCGTCTACGAAGATGGCAAGCCCTACCGGCCCGAGGCCTTCCTGCCCTTCGCCCAGACGCCCCTGAAGGCCGGTGACCTGACGATCATCTCGGGGCACCCCGGCGTCACCTACCGGGGCCAGACCCTGGCCCAGATGCGCTACGCGAAGGAGGTGGGCATCCCCTTCCAGCTCGCCTTCCTGGCGCGCCAGCGCCGGGCCCTGGAGGCCTACGCGAAGACCTCGACCGAGGCCGCGCGCACCTCCGCCGACGCCGTCTACAGCATCAGCAACGGCCAGAAGCGGCTCAGCGGCCAGCTCATGGGCCTGGCCAAGCCCGAGAGCCTGGCGCTGGTGGCCACCCGCGAGGAGGAGCTGCGCGCCACGGTGGCCCGGGAGGCCGGACTCCAGGCCAGCGCCGGCGGAAGCTGGGACCGGATCGCGGAGGCCGTCGAGCGCCAGAAGGCCCTACTCAAGGAGTACACCTGCCTGGGCACCCGCGGCAGCGTCCTGTTCGGCCACGCCCTCACCCTCGTGCGCATCCTGGAGGAGGAGGCCCGGCCCACCGCCCAGCGCCTGCCCGAGTTCAGCGAAGGCAGCCTGAAGGCCACCCGGGAGCGGCTGCTGAGCCCGCGCCCGGTGCGCATGGGCCTGGATGAGGCACGGCTGGCCTGGGTCCTCCGCGAAGCGCAGGAGCAACTGGGCGAGGGCCATCCCTTCGTGAAAGCCATCCTGGGCGGACGCACCCCCGGGGCCGTGGCGAAGGCGGCCTGCGCCGGCACCCGGCTCCAGGATCCGGCCTTCCGCAAGCAGCTCCTGGAGGGCGGCCGCGAGGCCCTCGCCAGCCATCCGGACCCCATGCTCGCGCTGGCCCGGGTGCTGGATCCCTTCCAGCGGGGCGTCCAGCGGCAGTGGGAGGACCAGGTGCAGAGCGTCTTCGCCGAGCACGGCGGGCGCATCGCCCGGGCCCGTTTCCAGGCCCTGGGCAAGTCCCAGTACCCCGACGCCACCTTCACCCTGCGCCTGAGCTGGGGGCCCGTCGCCACCTACGACACCGGCAGCGGCACCAAGGCCCAGCCCTTCACCACCTTCCTCGGGCTCTACGACCGCCACGCGGGCTGGGGCGGCAACGCCGCGGCCGCCGAGGATGGCGCCTTCACGCTGCCCGAGCGCTGGTTGCAGGCCAAGGGCCGCCTCGCGCTGGAGACGCCCTTCAACTTCGCCTACGGCTGCGACACGGTGGGTGGCAACTCCGGCAGCCCCGTGGTGAACGCCAAGGGCGAGTTCGTGGGCATCAACTTCGACAGCGTGCTCGAAGGGCAGGGCGGGTACTACGTCTACGACGCCGCCACCAAGCGCGCCGTGGCCACCGATGTCCGCGCCATCCTCGAGGCCCTGCGCAAGATCATGGACGCCGGCCACCTCGCGGACGAGGCGCTGGGGAAGTAG
- a CDS encoding S46 family peptidase — MRLTALALLLVLPALRADEGMWTFDNLPTKKIQAKYGWAPDQAWLDHVRLSAVRFPGGSGSFVSKDGLVLTNHHVGHHWTQVVSDAQHDYVKNGFVAMGRDQELKVPGLALYTLLEMEDVTAQVEKAVPAGADEQAAAKAKAEALAALVKEQGAKTGLDCQPVTLYQGGQTWIYRYKKHTDVRLVMSPEYGVAAFGKDWDNFSWPRHDLDFSLFRVYENGKPYAPAHHLAWTGKGVAYGDLTFTVGHPGRTSRLETLAQMEAKRDVTNPLALRGLDRMRTSLRAYAAQGGEQARVVSDQLMGVENAYKVVAGETDGLRDKVAMAKVAEAEKELRTKVDADPRLKASAGQSWAKVEEAVAQQKAGAPEASLLGAMRSETLGSALGLHRYAVEMAKPADQRAPQYRDEKSLAGLKARLMRIDPAAAGQEAFALQGFLATVQQELGAAHPATQALLAGKSPEAAAKALLAGSKLGDPALRKALVEGDPKAILEYTDPALVLARQLAPKLDEVQKKQQALQSVISEHLTRIAKARFAVYGTSTYPDATFTLRLSYGAVETYPLSGTLAQPFTTFAGLYDRAAAWGPKAEEGSWELPARWVERRDKLNLFTPYNFITSNDIIGGNSGSPVVDKRGELVGLAFDGNIESNAGRYYFDSRVNRCLSVDARAIVEALDKVFDAKHLVTELTGKN, encoded by the coding sequence ATGCGTTTGACTGCCCTCGCCCTCTTGCTTGTCCTGCCTGCGCTGCGCGCGGACGAGGGCATGTGGACCTTCGACAACCTGCCCACCAAGAAGATCCAGGCCAAGTACGGCTGGGCGCCGGACCAGGCCTGGCTGGACCACGTGCGCCTGTCGGCCGTGCGCTTCCCCGGCGGCTCGGGCTCCTTCGTGAGCAAGGACGGCCTGGTGCTGACCAACCACCACGTGGGCCACCACTGGACCCAGGTGGTCTCCGACGCGCAGCACGACTACGTGAAGAACGGCTTCGTGGCCATGGGCCGCGACCAGGAGCTCAAGGTGCCGGGGCTGGCGCTCTACACGCTGCTCGAGATGGAGGACGTGACGGCGCAGGTGGAGAAGGCCGTCCCGGCCGGCGCCGACGAGCAGGCCGCGGCCAAGGCCAAGGCCGAGGCCCTGGCGGCCCTGGTGAAGGAGCAGGGCGCGAAGACCGGCCTCGACTGCCAGCCCGTCACGCTCTACCAGGGCGGGCAGACCTGGATCTACCGCTACAAGAAGCACACCGACGTGCGCCTGGTGATGTCCCCCGAATACGGCGTGGCCGCCTTCGGCAAGGACTGGGACAACTTCAGCTGGCCCCGGCACGACCTGGACTTCAGCCTCTTCCGCGTCTACGAGAACGGCAAGCCCTACGCGCCGGCCCATCACCTGGCCTGGACCGGGAAGGGCGTGGCCTATGGCGACCTGACCTTCACGGTCGGCCACCCCGGCCGCACCTCGCGGCTGGAGACCCTGGCCCAGATGGAGGCCAAGCGCGACGTGACCAATCCCCTGGCCCTCCGCGGCCTGGACCGCATGCGCACCTCGCTGCGCGCCTACGCGGCCCAGGGCGGGGAGCAGGCCCGCGTCGTCTCCGACCAGCTCATGGGCGTCGAGAACGCCTACAAGGTGGTGGCCGGCGAGACCGATGGCCTGCGGGACAAGGTGGCCATGGCCAAGGTGGCCGAGGCGGAGAAGGAATTGCGCACCAAGGTGGACGCCGATCCCAGGCTGAAGGCCTCGGCCGGCCAGAGCTGGGCGAAGGTCGAGGAGGCCGTGGCGCAGCAGAAGGCGGGGGCCCCGGAGGCTTCCCTCCTCGGCGCCATGCGCAGCGAGACCCTGGGTAGCGCCCTGGGCCTGCACCGCTACGCCGTGGAGATGGCCAAGCCCGCCGACCAGCGCGCGCCGCAGTACCGCGACGAGAAGTCCCTGGCCGGCCTGAAGGCCCGTCTCATGCGGATCGATCCCGCCGCCGCCGGACAGGAGGCCTTCGCGTTGCAGGGCTTCCTGGCCACCGTGCAGCAGGAGCTGGGCGCGGCCCACCCCGCCACCCAGGCCCTGCTGGCCGGGAAGTCGCCTGAGGCCGCGGCCAAGGCCCTGCTTGCCGGTTCCAAGCTCGGCGATCCGGCCCTGCGCAAGGCGCTGGTCGAAGGCGATCCCAAGGCCATCCTCGAGTACACCGACCCGGCCCTGGTCCTGGCCCGCCAGCTCGCCCCCAAGCTGGATGAGGTCCAGAAGAAGCAGCAGGCCCTGCAGTCGGTGATCTCCGAGCACCTCACGCGCATCGCCAAGGCCCGCTTCGCCGTCTACGGCACCTCCACCTATCCCGATGCCACGTTCACGCTGCGCCTTTCGTACGGCGCCGTGGAGACCTACCCCCTCTCCGGCACCCTCGCCCAGCCCTTCACCACTTTTGCCGGGCTCTACGACCGCGCCGCCGCCTGGGGCCCCAAGGCCGAGGAGGGTTCCTGGGAGCTGCCGGCCCGCTGGGTCGAGCGCCGCGACAAGCTGAACCTCTTCACGCCCTACAACTTCATCACCAGCAACGACATCATCGGCGGCAACTCCGGCAGCCCCGTGGTGGACAAGCGGGGCGAGCTGGTGGGCCTGGCCTTCGACGGCAACATCGAAAGCAATGCGGGCCGGTACTACTTCGACTCGCGCGTGAACCGCTGCCTCTCCGTGGACGCCCGCGCCATCGTGGAGGCCCTGGACAAGGTCTTCGACGCCAAGCACCTGGTGACCGAGCTGACGGGCAAGAACTGA